One genomic window of Cellulophaga sp. Hel_I_12 includes the following:
- a CDS encoding phosphotransferase family protein — translation MASEKNLKAVREGEELHEGKLKAFMLEHDLIAQENADLIVKQFTNGYSNLTYLLQMENKEYVLRRPPFAAPKRGHDMGREFRVLQQLNPVYDKSPKVYVFNEDPQIIGAPFYIMEKVNGEILTATSALSKKVSPEEFKSISETWVDAFVEFHDIDYKAAGLSELGRPEGYVERQILNWGKQYLAAATDEVPAAQKVMTWMREHQPKKYDHSLIHNDFKYDNVVFEDYRWKKISAVLDWEMCTLGDPMMDLGTSLGYWTTAEDPEFMKQGLPSPTLMKGNPTRTEIVQHYASKSGRNIDHLTFYFVYGLFKIAVIAQQIFYRYKHGHTSDPKFANLNKASALCCNTAWQAIQKNQIDNLY, via the coding sequence ATGGCTAGCGAAAAAAATTTAAAAGCGGTGCGAGAAGGAGAGGAGCTGCATGAAGGGAAGCTCAAAGCTTTTATGCTAGAACATGACCTAATAGCGCAAGAGAATGCCGATTTGATAGTGAAACAATTCACCAATGGCTATTCTAACCTCACCTACCTACTTCAAATGGAGAATAAGGAATATGTACTACGCAGGCCGCCATTTGCAGCACCGAAACGGGGGCATGATATGGGGCGTGAATTTAGGGTGCTACAGCAATTAAATCCTGTTTATGACAAGAGTCCTAAAGTATATGTCTTTAACGAGGACCCACAAATTATAGGAGCTCCGTTTTATATTATGGAGAAGGTTAATGGAGAGATCCTAACAGCTACATCAGCCCTTAGTAAAAAAGTTTCCCCAGAGGAATTTAAAAGCATTTCGGAAACTTGGGTAGATGCCTTTGTAGAATTTCACGATATCGATTATAAAGCCGCAGGACTTTCAGAACTAGGACGACCTGAAGGATATGTGGAGCGACAAATACTTAATTGGGGCAAGCAATACCTCGCCGCGGCTACCGATGAGGTGCCAGCAGCACAAAAGGTCATGACATGGATGCGTGAACATCAGCCTAAAAAATATGATCATAGCCTTATCCACAATGACTTTAAATATGACAATGTGGTTTTTGAAGATTATCGTTGGAAGAAGATTTCAGCTGTTTTAGACTGGGAAATGTGCACCCTTGGTGATCCTATGATGGATTTGGGAACCTCCCTGGGCTATTGGACAACGGCAGAGGATCCTGAGTTTATGAAACAAGGGCTGCCTTCTCCAACCCTGATGAAGGGCAATCCCACCCGGACCGAAATAGTACAGCATTATGCCTCAAAAAGTGGAAGAAATATAGATCATCTTACCTTCTACTTTGTCTATGGTCTTTTTAAGATTGCGGTCATTGCCCAACAAATTTTTTATAGATATAAACATGGCCATACCAGTGATCCCAAATTTGCAAATTTAAATAAGGCTTCCGCTTTATGTTGTAATACGGCATGGCAGGCCATTCAGAAAAATCAAATAGATAATTTATATTAA
- a CDS encoding enoyl-CoA hydratase/isomerase family protein — protein MNTLVVTEKENYVIVQMNRGKVNAINREMVNELTEVFKKLEADPSVMGVILTGQPHYFSAGLDLIELYQYDEKQVQEFFTAFGGLYLQLVQFTKPFISAITGHAPAGGCVLAVTSDNRYMAEGEPYVIGLNEVAVNIQISQNLTEIYAFWMGDGLAHRYIMEGKLLSGQEALKAGLVDELLPLDAVLERSEKQMKHYAKADQEILLNTKKKLRKHLWDNLDLNAENSLKEATILWWKPEIRAKMKAYVESFTNKNKK, from the coding sequence ATGAATACATTAGTAGTAACAGAAAAAGAGAACTATGTGATCGTTCAAATGAACCGAGGAAAGGTTAATGCCATCAACCGGGAGATGGTGAACGAGTTAACCGAGGTTTTTAAGAAGTTAGAAGCTGACCCTTCGGTGATGGGTGTAATTTTAACCGGACAGCCCCACTATTTTTCCGCAGGCTTAGATTTAATTGAACTGTATCAATACGATGAAAAGCAAGTGCAAGAATTTTTTACCGCTTTTGGAGGGCTGTACCTGCAATTGGTGCAGTTTACAAAACCATTTATTTCAGCCATCACTGGGCATGCGCCAGCTGGCGGATGTGTCTTGGCCGTTACCAGCGATAATCGGTATATGGCTGAAGGCGAGCCCTATGTTATTGGCCTCAACGAAGTGGCTGTAAATATTCAAATCAGTCAAAACCTCACAGAAATTTATGCCTTTTGGATGGGTGATGGGCTAGCACATCGCTATATTATGGAAGGGAAATTATTGAGTGGTCAGGAAGCGCTAAAAGCTGGTTTGGTAGATGAACTGCTACCCTTAGATGCTGTTTTGGAACGCTCCGAAAAACAAATGAAACACTATGCAAAGGCAGACCAAGAAATCTTGTTGAATACCAAGAAAAAATTGCGGAAGCACCTATGGGATAATCTCGATTTAAATGCGGAAAACTCCCTAAAAGAAGCAACAATACTCTGGTGGAAACCCGAAATCAGGGCTAAGATGAAAGCCTATGTAGAGAGTTTTACCAATAAAAACAAAAAATAG
- a CDS encoding NADP-dependent oxidoreductase, with the protein MNKQQIFVKRPVGAADASTWSLETNPIPELEEGQVLIKNHYISLDPAMRGWMNEGKSYIAPVEIGAVMRAGSVGEVIKAKNHPKFKVGDFISGHGGVQQYVATDGKGYYKVDPKLAPLPTYIGTLGMPGMTAYFGILEVGKIKEGDVVVVSGAAGAVGSIVGQIAKIKGCTVIGIAGGADKCKYVVDTLGFDACIDYKNEDVAARLKQECPKGLDVYFDNVGGEILDAALARLRMHARVVICGAISQYNNKQHMKGPANYLSLLVNRATMQGMVVFDWAERYGEAGQQMGKWMAEGKLKTREDVYDGIANFPETYNRLFSGDKLGKLVLKVIED; encoded by the coding sequence ATGAATAAACAACAGATATTTGTAAAGAGGCCCGTAGGCGCAGCAGATGCTTCTACTTGGTCTTTAGAAACGAATCCTATTCCCGAATTAGAGGAAGGTCAGGTCTTAATAAAAAATCACTATATCTCTCTAGATCCAGCCATGCGTGGATGGATGAATGAAGGCAAATCATATATAGCGCCAGTAGAAATTGGTGCGGTTATGCGTGCAGGCTCTGTGGGAGAGGTTATAAAAGCTAAAAATCATCCAAAGTTTAAGGTGGGCGACTTCATTTCAGGGCATGGTGGTGTGCAACAATATGTTGCGACCGATGGAAAAGGCTATTATAAAGTGGACCCAAAATTAGCGCCTTTGCCTACGTATATTGGTACCTTGGGCATGCCAGGAATGACGGCCTATTTCGGAATTTTAGAAGTGGGTAAAATTAAGGAAGGCGATGTAGTAGTGGTCTCTGGAGCAGCGGGTGCTGTAGGCAGCATTGTAGGACAAATAGCCAAGATAAAGGGCTGTACCGTAATTGGAATTGCTGGTGGTGCAGATAAATGTAAATACGTGGTTGATACTTTAGGCTTTGATGCCTGCATCGATTACAAAAATGAAGATGTAGCAGCGCGCTTAAAACAAGAATGTCCCAAGGGATTGGATGTTTATTTTGATAATGTTGGAGGGGAGATTTTAGACGCGGCATTAGCCAGGTTACGAATGCATGCCAGGGTGGTTATTTGCGGAGCAATTTCCCAGTATAACAACAAGCAACATATGAAAGGACCAGCCAATTACCTTTCTTTATTGGTCAATAGGGCCACCATGCAAGGGATGGTCGTTTTTGATTGGGCAGAAAGATATGGAGAAGCAGGTCAACAAATGGGTAAATGGATGGCAGAAGGGAAGTTAAAAACCCGTGAGGATGTTTATGATGGCATAGCGAATTTCCCAGAGACCTATAACCGACTTTTCTCTGGCGACAAATTAGGTAAATTGGTGTTAAAGGTGATAGAGGATTAA
- a CDS encoding acyl-CoA dehydrogenase, which translates to MANAYIEMETLKFLLFNVHNLKEVLQQERFSEYDEDSIAMMLNSVKDFSDKELYPYFKEMDENPAHFKDGEIIVHPQVNKYMKAGGEMGFLAGPFSYEAGGMQMPSMVVHASAFIQEAANNHLPGYIGLTVGAAELIVHFGNQFLKDTYVPKMMAGQWGGTMCLTEPQAGSSLSDIVTTAVPDGDTYKINGQKIFISGGDYKGSENMVHLVLARIKGAPAGTKGISLFVVPKKRIDKDGNLENNDVTTVGDFQKMGQKGYCTTHLFFGDKDNCTGWLVGEAHKGLKYMFLMMNGARIAVGRGAAAIATGAYHASLNYAKERPQGRELQRTGKKDASQEQTLIINHPDVRRMLLLQKVITEGSLSLVFLTSRYQDLSESLPDAESRAKYKLLLEILTPVVKTYPSEMGITSVNNGVQVLGGYGFCSDYILQQYLRDIRISAIYEGTTGIQSQDLLGRKITMENGKALQLLSEEIMTSIKESMMYESLKPLAEKLGGKLELTQKVLQSLMGYAMKGDYQRFLADATPFMEFFSTIIMAWQWLDIGREAQKAMVSGDTNFSAEFYENKIHAMQFYFKYELPKTTGLSEILMDKQALTLNTEKQVFA; encoded by the coding sequence ATGGCCAATGCCTATATAGAAATGGAAACCCTGAAATTTTTGTTGTTCAACGTACACAACCTCAAAGAAGTGCTGCAGCAAGAACGTTTTTCCGAATACGATGAGGATTCTATTGCTATGATGCTCAACTCCGTAAAAGATTTTTCAGATAAGGAACTTTACCCCTATTTTAAAGAGATGGACGAAAATCCTGCTCATTTCAAGGATGGGGAAATTATAGTACATCCTCAAGTCAACAAGTACATGAAAGCAGGGGGTGAAATGGGCTTTTTAGCAGGTCCGTTTTCATATGAAGCTGGTGGTATGCAGATGCCTTCCATGGTTGTACATGCTTCTGCCTTTATTCAGGAAGCGGCCAATAACCACCTGCCGGGCTATATTGGGCTTACCGTGGGCGCAGCAGAATTAATTGTGCATTTTGGGAATCAATTCCTAAAGGATACCTATGTTCCCAAAATGATGGCCGGCCAATGGGGGGGTACCATGTGCCTTACCGAGCCACAGGCAGGAAGCTCGCTTTCAGATATTGTGACAACTGCTGTGCCTGATGGAGATACCTATAAAATAAATGGACAAAAAATATTTATCTCCGGAGGGGATTATAAGGGATCCGAAAATATGGTACATCTGGTATTAGCACGTATTAAAGGGGCTCCGGCAGGAACTAAGGGAATTTCACTCTTTGTGGTACCAAAAAAACGAATTGATAAAGACGGTAATTTAGAAAATAACGATGTCACTACAGTGGGTGATTTTCAAAAAATGGGGCAAAAAGGCTACTGTACCACCCATCTCTTTTTTGGAGATAAAGACAACTGTACCGGTTGGTTGGTGGGTGAAGCCCATAAAGGCCTAAAGTATATGTTCCTCATGATGAACGGTGCACGGATCGCCGTAGGTCGAGGTGCTGCCGCAATTGCTACAGGGGCTTACCATGCCTCGCTGAATTATGCAAAAGAAAGACCCCAAGGCAGAGAACTACAACGTACAGGAAAAAAAGACGCTTCGCAAGAACAAACTCTGATCATCAATCACCCCGATGTACGCAGAATGCTCCTCTTGCAAAAAGTAATTACTGAAGGATCCTTAAGTCTAGTGTTTTTGACCTCTCGTTATCAAGATCTTTCTGAATCACTTCCAGACGCAGAAAGTAGGGCAAAATATAAGTTGTTGTTAGAAATATTGACCCCAGTAGTTAAGACCTACCCTTCTGAAATGGGCATAACTTCGGTGAATAATGGCGTGCAAGTACTCGGGGGGTATGGTTTCTGTTCCGATTATATTTTACAGCAGTACTTACGAGATATCCGAATATCGGCTATATATGAAGGTACCACGGGTATTCAGTCCCAAGATCTTCTGGGAAGAAAGATCACCATGGAAAATGGAAAGGCCTTGCAATTGCTCTCTGAAGAAATTATGACTTCCATCAAAGAAAGTATGATGTATGAGTCGCTAAAACCCCTAGCGGAAAAATTAGGTGGTAAACTAGAACTCACACAAAAAGTGCTACAATCGCTCATGGGCTATGCTATGAAAGGCGATTATCAACGATTCTTGGCGGATGCCACGCCCTTTATGGAATTTTTCAGTACCATTATCATGGCATGGCAATGGTTAGATATTGGCCGTGAAGCACAAAAAGCAATGGTCTCCGGTGACACTAATTTTAGTGCTGAATTCTATGAAAACAAAATCCACGCCATGCAATTTTATTTTAAATACGAACTCCCCAAAACAACAGGGCTCTCCGAAATATTGATGGATAAGCAAGCATTGACACTGAACACAGAGAAGCAGGTGTTTGCTTAA
- a CDS encoding acyl-CoA dehydrogenase family protein has product MNFDYSDTSIALQEKLKNFMETHVLPIEKEVAEFHQNPKNNWKPWPGMEALKQKAKDAGLWNVFLPASYGALSPGLTNLEYAPLAEIMGRMLWSSEIFNCSAPDTGNMEVLAKYGTPEQQEKWLKPLMNGEIRSAFLMTEPEVASSDATNIETSIIADGNDYIINGRKWWSSGAMNPDCKIAIVMGKTNFDAPRHVQQSMILVPMDTPGLKIERALSVFGYSDSPEGHAEIILDHVRVPKSNLLLGEGRGFEIAQGRLGPGRIHHCMRLIGMAQRSLEIMSERTVQRKPFGRTLDTFSSVRQDIALSACEIQQTRLLVLSAADKMDKVGNKEAKDLIAMIKIVTPQMALRVIDRAIQILGGKGVGSDTPLAHFYAAARTLRLADGPDEVHMSQLGKNTIKKYVNDANG; this is encoded by the coding sequence ATGAATTTTGACTACAGCGATACATCGATAGCACTTCAAGAAAAATTGAAGAATTTTATGGAAACCCATGTGCTCCCCATTGAAAAGGAGGTAGCAGAATTCCATCAAAATCCGAAAAATAATTGGAAACCTTGGCCTGGCATGGAAGCCTTAAAACAAAAGGCTAAAGATGCCGGACTTTGGAATGTTTTTCTACCCGCTTCCTACGGAGCACTGAGCCCGGGACTTACCAATTTAGAATATGCTCCCTTAGCAGAAATTATGGGACGCATGCTTTGGTCCTCGGAAATCTTTAATTGTAGCGCTCCTGATACAGGAAATATGGAGGTGCTCGCCAAATATGGCACGCCTGAGCAACAAGAAAAATGGTTGAAACCTTTAATGAATGGAGAGATACGCTCGGCTTTTTTAATGACAGAACCAGAGGTGGCTTCTTCCGATGCTACAAACATCGAAACGTCAATTATTGCCGATGGAAATGACTATATCATCAATGGCCGCAAATGGTGGTCTTCTGGCGCTATGAATCCCGATTGTAAAATTGCCATTGTGATGGGTAAGACTAATTTTGATGCACCACGGCATGTACAGCAGAGCATGATTTTAGTACCTATGGATACCCCAGGCTTAAAGATTGAAAGAGCACTAAGTGTTTTTGGGTATAGCGATTCTCCGGAAGGGCATGCTGAAATTATTTTGGACCATGTTCGTGTACCCAAATCTAATTTGCTCTTGGGTGAGGGTAGAGGCTTTGAAATAGCACAGGGCCGATTAGGTCCTGGCCGCATTCATCACTGCATGCGCTTGATTGGGATGGCACAACGCTCTTTAGAAATTATGTCCGAGCGCACAGTGCAGCGCAAGCCTTTTGGTAGAACCTTAGATACCTTTAGTAGTGTGCGACAAGATATTGCCCTTTCGGCTTGTGAGATACAACAAACACGTTTGTTGGTATTATCCGCAGCGGATAAAATGGATAAAGTAGGAAACAAGGAGGCGAAAGACCTCATTGCCATGATAAAAATAGTTACGCCCCAAATGGCCCTAAGGGTTATCGATAGAGCGATTCAAATTTTAGGTGGAAAAGGCGTTGGGAGTGATACCCCCCTGGCACACTTCTATGCAGCGGCACGGACGCTGCGCTTGGCCGATGGTCCTGATGAGGTTCATATGAGTCAACTAGGAAAAAACACGATAAAAAAGTATGTAAACGATGCAAATGGCTAG
- a CDS encoding SDR family NAD(P)-dependent oxidoreductase has translation MNLKDKVVVITGAGSGIGAATAKLFGVHKAIVVVSDINLERAEKVASEIRNAGGKGLALATDVTQFDQVEALVQNVVEKQGRLDVMVNNAGIGGKKQAKTADHSFEDWHNVIAVNQTGVFYCMKLAIQQMLKQGHGNIVNVASLAGLKASGNNLSYSASKFAVVGMTKSAALEYGRKKIRINAVCPGFTHSALLEQLLTTSPDMGDKLKRMVPMGRFGEAEEIAEAICWLASENSKFITGQTITLDGGTSL, from the coding sequence ATGAACTTGAAAGATAAAGTAGTAGTAATAACAGGAGCTGGCAGTGGTATAGGGGCAGCTACGGCAAAACTTTTTGGTGTACATAAGGCTATTGTCGTGGTCTCTGACATCAATTTGGAACGTGCGGAAAAGGTAGCCAGTGAAATTCGCAATGCCGGTGGTAAGGGTTTGGCTTTGGCAACCGATGTCACCCAGTTTGATCAGGTGGAAGCATTAGTGCAAAATGTGGTTGAAAAACAGGGTCGTTTAGATGTCATGGTGAACAATGCAGGTATCGGAGGAAAAAAACAAGCAAAGACTGCCGATCACTCCTTTGAAGATTGGCACAACGTAATAGCGGTAAACCAAACCGGAGTATTCTATTGTATGAAACTAGCGATACAACAAATGCTCAAACAGGGTCATGGTAATATTGTGAATGTTGCTTCCTTGGCAGGATTAAAGGCGTCCGGAAACAATCTTTCTTATTCTGCAAGTAAATTTGCCGTGGTAGGAATGACCAAATCTGCTGCCTTGGAGTACGGGAGAAAGAAAATTAGAATCAATGCCGTGTGCCCAGGGTTTACACATTCGGCCTTGTTAGAACAATTGCTCACTACAAGTCCGGATATGGGCGATAAATTAAAACGAATGGTACCTATGGGTAGGTTCGGGGAAGCAGAAGAAATTGCGGAAGCTATTTGCTGGCTGGCTTCTGAAAATTCTAAATTCATAACAGGTCAAACCATAACCTTAGACGGGGGAACCTCATTATAA
- a CDS encoding glucose 1-dehydrogenase, with the protein MSIKSKFDLGGKVAIVTGSSKGIGLSIAKGLAENGAKVVISSRKQEAVDAVAKEFNEAGLEAIGIECHIGDAAQREQLISKTMEAYGRIDILVNNAAINPFYGPLEAADEEVFDKIMGVNVKAPWILSNLAQAHMKANGGGSIINIASVEGMHPGFRLGLYSMTKSALIMLTKNQAKEWGRYGIRSNAVCPGLIKTKFSESLWSDEKLAAQYTSVIPLKRVAEPDEMAGIVMLLASDAGSYMTGGVYAADGGYLISG; encoded by the coding sequence ATGAGCATAAAATCAAAATTCGACCTAGGGGGAAAAGTGGCCATCGTCACTGGTTCAAGTAAGGGGATAGGACTTTCTATAGCCAAAGGTCTTGCCGAGAACGGGGCAAAAGTAGTGATCAGTAGCCGAAAACAAGAGGCTGTAGATGCTGTGGCTAAAGAGTTCAATGAAGCTGGTTTAGAGGCCATAGGGATTGAATGTCATATTGGTGACGCTGCCCAAAGGGAACAACTGATAAGCAAAACAATGGAAGCCTATGGGCGCATAGACATCTTGGTGAATAATGCTGCCATAAATCCGTTTTACGGACCCTTGGAAGCTGCCGATGAGGAAGTGTTCGATAAAATCATGGGCGTGAACGTCAAGGCACCCTGGATACTTTCTAATTTAGCACAAGCCCATATGAAAGCCAACGGTGGCGGCAGCATAATCAATATTGCATCGGTCGAAGGCATGCACCCCGGATTTCGATTGGGGCTTTACAGTATGACGAAATCTGCCCTGATCATGCTTACGAAGAATCAGGCCAAAGAATGGGGCCGATACGGCATCCGTTCTAATGCGGTCTGCCCCGGATTGATTAAAACAAAATTTAGCGAAAGTCTGTGGTCTGATGAAAAACTGGCTGCACAATATACCAGTGTCATTCCCTTAAAAAGAGTGGCAGAACCTGATGAAATGGCCGGAATAGTCATGTTGTTGGCGTCTGATGCAGGTTCCTATATGACCGGGGGCGTCTATGCGGCAGATGGCGGTTATTTAATTTCAGGCTAA